A DNA window from Taeniopygia guttata chromosome 8, bTaeGut7.mat, whole genome shotgun sequence contains the following coding sequences:
- the C8H1orf52 gene encoding UPF0690 protein C1orf52 homolog, with the protein MAAQGEDPLGYFAAYGSSSSDSEPEEPQPDERPAGAGAASAGTPGRPRLPPPDELFRRVSQPPAFLYNPLNKEIDWESRVLRAPEEPPREFKAWRSNAVPPPDTYSPPEPPPPPAPALDMAIKWSNIYEDNGDDAPRQAGKAKFLPDEEQQALESDDEKDDEPASAKKRKVESGEQAKKKKKV; encoded by the exons ATGGCGGCGCAGGGGGAGGACCCGCTGGGCTATTTCGCGGCCTACGGCAGCTCCAGCTCCGACTCGGAGCCCGAGGAGCCGCAGCCCGACGAGCGCCCGGCGGGAGCCGGCGCGGCCTCGGCGGGCAccccggggcggccgcggctgCCGCCGCCCGACGAGCTCTTCCGCCGGGTGTCGCAGCCGCCCGCCTTCCTCTACAATCCTCTCAACAAGGAGATCGACTGGGAGAGCCGCGTCCTGCGGGCGCCCGAGGAG ccccccaGGGAGTTCAAGGCGTGGCGGAGCAACGCCGTGCCCCCGCCGGACACCTACAGCccgcccgagccgccgccgccgccggcccccgCCCTCGACATGGCCATAAAGTGGTCCAACATCTACGAGGACAACGGCGACGACGCGCCCCGGCAGGCCGGCAAGGCCAAGTTCCTGCCGGACGAGGAGCAGCAGGCGCTGGAGTCGG atgATGAAAAAGACGATGAACCAGCTTCTGCTAAGAAACGTAAAGTAGAATCTGGAGAACAGgcaaagaagaagaagaaggtaTAA
- the BCL10 gene encoding B-cell lymphoma/leukemia 10 has product MEGPGSWASSGGAGRPLTEDEMAEVKKDALERMRPYLCDKIIAERHFDYLRSKKILTREDTEEISARSSSRKKTGKLLDYLAENPKGLDTLIESIRRERTQNFLLQKITDVVLKVKNEKLEAIKGLSCSTCMTSLYGGTNNLSRSFSDESNILDKTKDKESTQIYHPEEDYSTAAFVSAVSLQSMNLPVAEMGNAQCSVFSATLPGPGDPGAPPLPPELQSDQQEPCTSSSDNCFLPLRSRSVQPQ; this is encoded by the exons ATGGAGGGCCCGGGGTCGTGGGCGAGctcggggggcgcggggcggccgcTGACGGAGGACGAGATGGCGGAGGTGAAGAAGGAT gctTTAGAAAGGATGCGTCCTTACCTGTGTGATAAAATCATAGCCGAGAGACACTTTGATTACCTGCGTTCTAAGAAAATACTCACTAGGGAGGACACAGAAGAAATTTCTGCTCGATCTTCCAGTAGGAAAAAAACTGGAAAGTTGCTGGACTACTTAGCAGAAAATCCAAAGGGACTGGATACTTTGATTGAATCTATCAGACGAGAAAGAACACAAAACTTCCTGTTACAAAAGATAACTGATGTAGTGTTGAAAGTCAAAAACGAAAAGCTTGAAGCTATTAAAG GTTTAAGCTGCAGCACCTGTATGACCTCACTGTATGGAGGAACAAATAATCTTTCTAGATCATTTTCTGATGAATCAAATATTCTAGataaaacaaaagacaaagaaTCTACCCAGATATATCACCCAGAAGAAGATTACAGCACTGCTGCATTTGTGTCTGCTGTCTCTCTTCAGTCAATGAATTTACCAGTTGCAGAGATGGGAAATGCACAGTGCAGTGTTTTCTCAGCCACCCTCCCAGGGCCTGGAGACCCTGGTGCACCCCCACTGCCCCCAGAGCTCCAGTCAGACCAGCAAGAGCCATGTACTAGTTCAAGTGACAATTGCTTTTTGCCTTTAAGATCACGTTCTGTTCAACCACAGTGA